The DNA window ttttgagacagggtctcactttgtagtccagatccacctgcctctgcccctgagtgcttccagtaaaggcgtgcaccaccatacccaacttgttttttgagacagggtctctgactggcttggagctcacagattcagcCAGGCCGGCTGGCTAGCAAGccacaggaatcctcctgtctctacctccatgccaccacccctggcttttctttaatgtgggttctgggatctgaattTCACTTCTCATgatttcaaggcaagcactttctcGACTGCATTGCCTTCCCAGCCTTGTCATGAGCAACCTCtaaaattgttttacatttatttttgaatgtGTATGCAgtgcatatgaaggtcagagggcaacttgctgGAGTCTCCTACCTGCAATGTGTTCCAAGGGTGGCCACCTGAAGTTGTcattggcctccacacacataggAAGAGAATCACACAGTATTCAGTGATGGGTCTTAACCCCTttgagggtcacatatcagatatcttgcccATCAGATACTCACATtttgattcatagcagtagcaaaattacagttatgtagtAGCAACAAGATAATTccgtggtggggggaggggtcacGACAACTTGAGGagctgtactaaagggtcacagtatcAGGAAGGCCACGAACTGGCCCAAATGATCCATTCACATGTGAGGACATTGGGTACTAAGTCACTTGTCTCCTGGGTGGCCCCTAACCAACACCAGGCAACACTTCTGTGTCCCTGGTTTACATTTTGTCCAGCCTTTCCCAGTCTTCTGGAAATGAATATACTTGCCCTGTGAATATACTTGTCACTTTGTACAAAGACTGGGTCATCCCTGGGTGTTGGTTCTCCTGTGGTCCTGATGCCAGTCTGGTGTATGGCTGTGTACCCATTTGAGAGATAGGACCAAGTGAGGCTCTGGCTAGAAAGTGGAAGAGCTGGAGACTGGGAAACCCAGAGCTAGAGGTACAGGGGCAAGACTACCCCTGCCCTTACAGGTGATGATCCGAGAGAAGAATCCAGAAGGCTTCCTGTCAGCGGCAGAAATCCCCCTCTTCAAGCTCTACctgaccatgtctgcctgctttcTGGCTGCAGGCATCTTCTGGGTGTCCGTGCTCTGCAAGAATACGTAAAGCCCCTCCCTACCCGCTTACCCTCACCCCTGTCTCTTCTGCTGGCCAAACATGCTAATCTCAGTGGTACTCTCCCCACCCCGTTCTCCTTCCGGCAGATACAGTGTCTTTAAGATCCACTGGCTCATGGCCGCCCTGGCATTCACCAAGAGCATCTCCCTGCTTTTCCACAGCGTGAGCACACAGGGCCCGTTGGCGAAACAGGGGTGGGATGGTGAGACGGGACACCTGTCCACCTGTGTGCCTTGTCCATCTCATCTCTTCTCACACTCAGCCCAGCTCTCGCCGCCTGCCCTCCAGGACCATCTATAGTGGTCCAGCGCTGGCTGTCCATCACATTGTCTAACCATCCTCCCACCCAACTGTAACCCCCCCTCCCCATCATCGTGGCAGGAATCCATGGTGACTGACTGTTTTCATTCCCCCCCCATCACCCACTCATTCTGTACTTAGTCTCTGTTCCTAAACTGTCCCCACCCATTCATCCTTCTCTCTGACTGCCCATCCATCTGCCCACCTCCAGATCAACTACTACTTCATCAACAGCCAAGGCCACCCCATCGAAGGCCTCGCCGTCATGCACTATATCACACACTTGTGAGTCACCCAGTCCTGCACACAGGTGGGGGAGGCAGGTGGGGGGAGTGGGCCCCCCACCTCATCATCAGACCTCCCCGACCCTGGCTTCCCAGGTTGAAAGGCGCCCTTCTCTTCATCACTATTGCCTTGATCGGCTCAGGCTGGGCCTTCGTGAAGTATATGCTGTCAGACAAGGAGAAGAAGATTTTTGGAATTGTGATCCCCCTGCAGGTATGTGGGGGTTCCTATAGGGGTCTAGGAAGGTGCAGCGAGGGCAAGGGACTCAGGAGACATCAGAGACAGGAATGCTGGGGTGGGGTACAGGGAGGGATGCTGGGGTGGGATACAGGGAGGGATGCTGGGATGGGGTACAGGGAGGGACGCTGGGGTGGGGTACAGGGAGGGATGCTGGGATGGGATACAGGGAGGGACGCTGGGGTTGGATACAGGGAGGGATGCTGGgttggggagcagggaaggaagtCCATGTTAGTAGGGGATTTGGTAGTGGCTCTATTTCAGTGGACAGGGGTAAGAGGATGGGAATAAAATCAGGTGGCACTTTGCCATCCCCACAGGTCCTGTCTAATGTGGCATACATTGTCATTGAATCCCGTGAGGAGGGTGCCAGTGACTATGGACTCTGGAAGGAGATCTTGTTCCTGGTGGATCTTATCTGCTGTGGTGCCATCCTCTTCCCAGTTGTGTGGTGAGGACCCTGACCTGCCCCTCGGCCCCACCCAGGCCCTGTGCCCTGCCCCTCAGTGCTACCCAGGCCCCTACCTACCCCACAAAAGACTCCTGAGCTCTGGGCTGGGGTCATGATCACTTCCCACATTCTTTGTCCTGCTCCAGGTCCATCCGGCATCTGCAGGACGCATCTGGCACTGATGGGAAGGGTGAGGACCCCTCCTCCAGGGTTTCCCAGCCCTGCTTTCTGTCTGACACCAGGTGCCAGGTCTCAGTATCTACATAGCTGTGCTTTACCCCCTCAGTCACCTCTGTCCCCCTTGCCAGTTGTGCTTGTTACTATTCATCCTGTTGCCCTGGAACTATGCCCCAGGCCCTGTCCCCTCCCGCCACTTTCAGTGACTCCCCTGACCACCATTCTGTGCCCACCTACAGTGGCAGTGAACCTGGCCAAGCTGAAGCTGTTCCGACATTACTACATCATGGTAGGAGTTCCACACCACCCCCAGGCCTGAGTCTCCCTGCTGCCGTCTGCCCCTGAGCCCTAAGCCTCCCTCACCCTCTGCTCGTGCCCCACACGTCCCCAGGTCATCTGCTACATCTACTTCACTCGCATCATCGCCATCCTGCTGCGTGTGGCAGTGCCCTTCCAGTGGCAGTGGCTGTACCAGGTGAGCAGAGCAGAGGGGGTCCCCGGCAGGGGGTGGGTCAGGAGTGTGGGTGGCCAGGGAGCCCCACCTCATCCCATGCCCTCCCTGGCCCTCAGCTCTTGGTGGAGAGTTCCACACTGGCCTTCTTTGTGCTCACCGGCTACAAGTTCCAGCCAGCTGGGGACAACCCTTACCTGCAGCTGcctcaggaggatgaggaagatgtGCAGATGGAGCAAGTGTGAGCAAACTCacagatggggggtggggtgggcgaGGCTGGGAGGGGGCGAGGCCATACTAAGTTAGAGGCTACACTGGATGGGGTATGACCTAGGCTGCTTCTGGGCATGTGGCTAGGCAGGATTGTGGGTGGACTGGGCCAAAAAGGACTAAAGGTGCTGTTGTACTCTGCTTCTGCTGTATGTCTCTCCCAGGATGACGGACTCTGGGTTCCGGGAAGGCCTGTCCAAAGTCAACAAGACAGCCAGTGGCCGGGAACTGTTGTGACTTCCCAGTGTCCAGCCAGCCACCCCTCAGACCTTCTGCACTCGCACACCTACACTTGTC is part of the Cricetulus griseus strain 17A/GY chromosome 5, alternate assembly CriGri-PICRH-1.0, whole genome shotgun sequence genome and encodes:
- the Gpr108 gene encoding protein GPR108 isoform X2 yields the protein MAVSERRGLGGGSPAQCRWGCLSLLVLMLGGCSGRIHRLALTGEKRADIQLNSFGFYTNGSLEVELSLLRLGHQETEEKQRKVGFSLSRVRSGSIHSYSSRNSQECPLERNSSNFLVLFLIDIKDLQVQVRKYGEQRKLFISPGLLPDAPAQSLLPKPEPEGTPKQNSETPAVKENQEKPGAPQVSEEKINPGVHRLSTEDQPQRQLPTRDPSGKEEEMVLGLGHLNNSYNFSFHVVIGSRAEEGQYSLNFHNCYNSDPGKERPFDLTVMIREKNPEGFLSAAEIPLFKLYLTMSACFLAAGIFWVSVLCKNTYSVFKIHWLMAALAFTKSISLLFHSINYYFINSQGHPIEGLAVMHYITHLLKGALLFITIALIGSGWAFVKYMLSDKEKKIFGIVIPLQVLSNVAYIVIESREEGASDYGLWKEILFLVDLICCGAILFPVVWSIRHLQDASGTDGKGEDPSSRVSQPCFLSDTSGSEPGQAEAVPTLLHHGHLLHLLHSHHRHPAACGSALPVAVAVPALGGEFHTGLLCAHRLQVPASWGQPLPAAASGG
- the Gpr108 gene encoding protein GPR108 isoform X1, with product MAVSERRGLGGGSPAQCRWGCLSLLVLMLGGCSGRIHRLALTGEKRADIQLNSFGFYTNGSLEVELSLLRLGHQETEEKQRKVGFSLSRVRSGSIHSYSSRNSQECPLERNSSNFLVLFLIDIKDLQVQVRKYGEQRKLFISPGLLPDAPAQSLLPKPEPEGTPKQNSETPAVKENQEKPGAPQVSEEKINPGVHRLSTEDQPQRQLPTRDPSGKEEEMVLGLGHLNNSYNFSFHVVIGSRAEEGQYSLNFHNCYNSDPGKERPFDLTVMIREKNPEGFLSAAEIPLFKLYLTMSACFLAAGIFWVSVLCKNTYSVFKIHWLMAALAFTKSISLLFHSINYYFINSQGHPIEGLAVMHYITHLLKGALLFITIALIGSGWAFVKYMLSDKEKKIFGIVIPLQVLSNVAYIVIESREEGASDYGLWKEILFLVDLICCGAILFPVVWSIRHLQDASGTDGKVAVNLAKLKLFRHYYIMVICYIYFTRIIAILLRVAVPFQWQWLYQLLVESSTLAFFVLTGYKFQPAGDNPYLQLPQEDEEDVQMEQVMTDSGFREGLSKVNKTASGRELL